The genomic DNA GGTGTAGAAgggaacaaaacaaaacaaagccTGCAAGGAACCCATTTTACGGATAGCTTTGTGACCATGGATGATGATGGGATTGAAAAAGCCTTTAAAACTGTGGGTTCATGCTTCACTTCACATATTGGCTTCATCTTATACTTCCTAATCTTGCCTCTTAAAAAACGATACCACGCGTATCCTTTTCTGTTTTTAGATGTTTTCCAATGAATACAATAGTAAGTTGTTATATCTTTTTCTAGAGCACGACACGTGACAAATTGTTACATAATTTGTAAATAGCAGACGACCCTGCGCAATCCCTCAAAAAATCTCTTCGGAGGTGATCCGTGTTGCACTCGCCCGTTGGGACCATCCGGGCATAACAGTAACCCTAGAGTATCCTCTTTCTCTCTTCATCTATCAAAAGTAAACCGACACTTTCTTTCCCTGTCCTCTCCTTTCTGTCAACAGTATCAACAAGACTAGAGACAGAAGCAATGGATTAAACATTTAAGGAAAACAAAGAGAGTGTTTGTATTTATACCTAATCTTTGATTATTCAAAGGGTTGTGGGTGTatgttaaataaatataaatatgtgaAAAATAACTGCCCAGAGTAGATGTAGCAAAATAACCGGCCCATCACTGCTTTTCAGCCTCAAATCCATTACATTTACTAAAAACCAACTTCATTTTGACTCCACAATTATATCcattttaatatatgtatatttattttatccagAACTTTGAcaactaaatttattttaatttctaaatttaaaattataaaatttgattaCCCTAAAATTATGTCACAATATCActggaaaaaaaattatataaacatTTAGATTGATATCGTGATATAATCTTCAAGTGTTACATACAATGTTTTATTAACTGATTGATTCGATCAAAACACGTCTTTTCAATTCAATTCGTTTGATCAGTGCAATTGCtagacaaaaataattaaataattaattagctttcgataaaaatttaaatctatatattaaatcaattcaacatattcaactacttatttttgtccacagtttttatttttttaccggTTTCGACTAGGTTCCAATTCAATCAGTTCAATCCTTTTGTTAGAAATAATATATCGATCAATTCTCAGTTCAGTCGATCTAACCAACCGATCAAGTCATGTTCCAAAAACATTAGTTACATTATCAAATCTTAACAGAATCCAAATTTAAAAACCAAAATGGATCTAATTGCAAAATTCATATACCAAAGTGAActaaaaaataatacaaatacCAAAGTAGACCTAATTACCGGGgaccaaaaagaattaaattttctAAATGAATATCGAACCTATTATCCATATAAATAAATCACATTCAAATATTCAAGTGGTCCATCCAAGCGTGAAGCACTGTTTAAATAAAGATATCTAACCCACTTTCATTTTTACAACcacaatttcaacttattaataaaaaacaaattataaagagataaaattccaaatttcaaCATAATACGGGGACTAAAATCATAATTAGACCTAACACATATAGGAGGATATCatgataaatttgataaataaaatagcTATAAAAGAATACCCAGACAGGCTTATATGTAGAGCAATCAAATGGTGTATATACATAACAGTCAATTcctccacaaaaacagaataacaataaaaacaaaaccaaaatagaAGATCAAATTTCATCTGTTATTTAGAGTTAGAAAATAAGTCTCCTATGATCTTGCTGATGACTAGAAAAACAATATGCTTCACCAACTTGAAAAAAGACCCTAAAAATTAGTGTTTTTTGGCCTGCCCGATTTCGTTACAGAAAAAACAATCAAAAATTTGCACGATCGCCTTTGCATTATCGTGCAGAAATATCTTACAAGCATTGTAATTGTCGGTCCAAATGGTAACAGATACCTGTTTAGCCGGTCCTGTTAAACTGGAATATTATCTATGGAATATCCATCGAAATCGAAATCGTTGTTTTCAGCTGGTGCGATGACGTCTTGCTGCAAGAAGATTGGAAATTTCGATGTTAAAATGAGTAATATAGTATCCCCATCAGTATCATAAAGAGAGAAGAAGGAACCAACCTGTTTCAAAAGAGCACTCATGAGATCCTCTTGTCCGAAGTGATCAGGGTATAGATTGGCAGGGGCTGCATCAGCAACTCTCTCGGATTTGACCCTTACTGTATTGTCAACAAAGAGGGAGTTGAGATGTTGATTACCGTTTTGAGCGTTCACATGGCCAGTACTATCTCCGGCTGAGAACATTGCCTTACTTATGACAGTTGAATTCCTGTTCTGTCCAGTCGAGAATCCTTGTTGAACTAAAACCGATTGTGTGTGATCAAGGTTACCTTGAAGAGAGTTCGAATGCTGAGAGGTATTGAACATCATGCCTACGTTCTGTAGTTCCCAGTTTTGGGGTTTATGCTGATTCAAGTCATTAAATATATCGTAACTTGGCATAAAACCCACTGATCCTTTGATTTCTGAGTTAACATCTTCCTGAAAAGCCACTTTGGGTGCTAGACTAGAAATCCCCGGAGTACTTACAAGAGGGAAACTGTTACCAGGTAGTTCTGAAGTGTGATTCATGGGGAAGTTCAACATTGAAGAGGTCTGAGAAACTGGATTATAACTAGGGGCTCGGATATTTTCCGGAACCCCATTTCTTGTAGAGACATTCGTAGCCATTCCATTGGATAACATGGGCTGCCCCATTGGTGAAAGAAGTCTCGGAGCAAGACCGACAGTGGAATCATTGAGCATTTGTCCTCTAGCCTGTGGCTGAGCCATCTGCATCAATAACGGATTATTTTGGCTACTTTGTGAACCGTGGGAAAGGACCGGCATATTCATGTTTCCCATTGATTGTGCCGTGTGGTGCAAGCCGGAAAGCTGTTTTGGCTCCATAGTTGTTGGAATTCCATGAAGTAAATTCATTTGCTTATTATTGTTCACATGTTGCTGCGCTTCTCCAAATCTTAACTTTGGGTTTTCGAAACTAAAAATGTTTCTTTGATCAACGAGGGGCATAGGTATGCCTGATTTAGCAGTTGACCGACCGAGCCCTGCTGCTTGAAGTGTGGCAAGACTTTGTGCGGGAAGTTGACCAGTGGCAGCAAGAGCTTGAAGATCAAGTGGCCCAAAAGTTGCATCTTGGGGATTCATAAAAGAATTATTCAGATTACTCGGGTGTTGCGATACCCCACTCAACCTTCTAAGATACAAGCGATATTTCTGATCACATGATAACAAAGTAATTATCATCATGAAACCAAACGTCACTATCAGAATTATTCACTAAATGCTCGTATTTAGTGAACTTTATCATACCTGAAGGTGGCTGGCAACATTTTCTCTAGTAAGTCCCGGAACGTTCATCAACTCCAAAATTTTCTTCGGGACAGCCTCTGTATTAGAAGATCAACCAGAAAAAATCATACAAAAGGGAAGACAACAACTGTCAATCGATTATTGAAGATGTAACATTCAGCAAATTGTAAAAGGAGTGAAGACTCGTACTTTCGATGCCTAGTTGATTAACTGCTGCAACAAACTGTTGATGGAGCTCAACAGACCAAACAACCCTCGGCTTCTTTAGCGTTGATGTATCATCCCTCTCATCATTTTCATCTTCATCATCCTTCCTCCGTTTTGAGCTTTTCCAATTCCCTTCATTAGCTGAGGATGAGTAATCTGCGTCTTCGGATTGTTTTGGCTGCCGATCTCCTTCTTCCACACTTCCCGATTGCTCAAAGTCCTTCCACTCATTCTTCCTCTTCCGAACCACATGCTGCCATATGTTCTTCAACGCCTCGATACGAACTGGTTTGATCAGGTAATCACAGGCCCCATGCGTAACACCTTTCATAACAACATTTTTTCCATCGTCCGCAGACATCACTGCAGGAAACACGAGTTGAATATGAGGCCAGATAGGGTGAAACTTTCAAACCATGCTCGATTAAAAGCATTTACGAAACATGATAAATAGTGTGCTTACTGATAACAGGCAGATCCATCTCTAATCCAATATGTTCAAGAAGTTTAAATCCATCCATATCTGGCATATGAACGTCGCTGATAACGATATCGAACCCATTTCTGTTCTCTCTTAGCATCGATAATGCGGTCTCGGCTCGATTACATTTAGTAACTGCAAAAAAATTACCAATCACAAATTAACCATTCATCTATCAAATTACAACAATATCAACCTCTATTGTACATATAAACAAATCAAGACAAATCAGATCATTGAAGCAATTTGTCGAACACAAACTATGCAGGAACAAAAATCATAGCTCAAACCATTAGAAAAATGCTATACTATTCCCCCAAATCTAAGAATCAAATACCATCTTCTTGTTCCTTTTTTTTTCCCCActataaacaaaaaaaataaaaaaaaaacccaagaaATTATTCATTTACAGTTCATTCAAagctcaaaataaataaataaaaccattcCCTTTAAAAAAACCATAAATCAGTAATCAAAACGAAGAATTAAACACAACCCAAAGAGGAACTATGCCTAAAAACAAGAAAATACCATTATATTGACAAGCTTTTAACATCTTTTCTAAGATCATAAGACAAGTCGGATCATCATCGACAACAAGAACTCGTAAACCAGCAGGGAACTGATCAGCAACTACATCTCCACCAGCTTTCCAAATAACACTCGAACTAGCAGTTGACATATATGATTTTCCACTACTTGAATTCATTTTGACTGATCCAAAAACAAACcagaaaaaaaataattttacataaaGATtctagcttcttttttttttacatgctTAAACTTGAACTAAGTAGATTGATGATATACAACATAGttgaaaaaataaattcaaaaaacCCCAAAGTTTataaaagcttaaaaatttttgaaCCAAAAGAGAGATTTTGGATTATTTagaagataattttttttttttttttgtagattgGAGTTGAAGAGATTTGCATGTCTCTCATCTTTAAGTTTctctgggtttttttttttcgggtgatgattaattattattttgttttaatataaaataattaatgaaatttctttttttattattgttttttttttaatttaaaagtggGTCAGTCCTTGAAGAGTGGATCCAGCTCATGCATGAAGTTAACTAACTCCACACATCTAAATCTACTACAACACCCATGTCAAAGTTAAAAAACAAAAAGTGCCATGGGTTAATTTCCTAAAAGTCCTTGAATTATTGTCTAGGTTTTAAATTAGACTTTGAACTTTAAAATGTGCTAATTGGATCCTTAAAATGTTAGTATCCTGTTAATCTAGTGTTCTGTCACCTTAGCCATAAGCTTGAATGTTAAATGTCAAGTCAACATATTACGTAGAGCATATTTACAATATGTGGATAAAATTATAAGCATGTGTACACCTATTATAATAGACAATTTGGATCTGATAATACATCTAAACTATTTGTGCATCAGAGTACATTGGTTTTTACAATTTGATCCATGTGTCTTAACTATGCTTGTCATGATGTTTGAACTAGCATTTAACGTTGGAAAAACTCAATTGTTGCAGTAGTGGCACTTTGATGACTCAATCAAAAAGTTTTGAAATTTAGGgagtaaattaaaaatatagaTGATAGTTTGGAGGTGTTTAGTAAAGTTAACCCAAACATACTATATaagcttttctttcttttttttttactgtaCACACTTTTTTTATTATGACGGTAAAAAAAACTGCCCACCAAACTTCATATTTGATATGTTTTACCGAGTCAATTTTCTTATCCAAAATGTTTcgcatatttttaaatttcattttaatttaattctgtATTCTTTCAAACCAATTGAAAAACACACTTTAATTTCAAAAACTAATTTCTTTATTTATGTAAAATAACGCTTAATTCatacataaaaatcataatttaattttaaattttattatttatttatttttattattgagcTCTTCTTTTTAAGAGTTTGATGTTAACATTTCAACTATTTTACGTCTGTCAAGTTATATTCTTCTCTGACTAAgcttttattataataataatattatttatctcTTTATTGCCCCCCGTTGGCCACGTGTCCCATACAACCACTCTCATAGATAAGGTCTCTTTGGCTTATATTGTTTTTGCagtcttttgatttttatttttctttttcaacgtaagtaaattttatttatttatttcttattgtttttatttattaaatagcGCATATAAATACGGAAACAAACTCCTTTTTTGCATTCAAGTTTTCATtctcaattttaattttaaatttaaagtgAAACCTATAAAACAAGAATATATTAAAGGATCTTATAactttctttttaaaaatataattttcttattcgctttttttctttttacttttaatagcagaataaattatgtgataatTTAGTTTGTATTAATGGACAAATTATTGaatgtatattttaataatttcgagacctcaaaaattatattaattaagcaTATCATATCTTTAACCTAATATCCAAAATATTAGCAAGTGCGCATAATCATTTTGAATCCAAATGTCCCACATCTCAAAATACTCAATTTCACTCGACAAAAAATTTACTAATCATtagaaatattatttttattaaaattatttcacaCCCATTGTCATTCAACTTCAAAATGTtacaaaataattaatgaattattcaatttttttatttaactcaTGCGATTGTTAAAACCATTGCTGTATGGCTTTCTCCGCTCGTACTACCTACATCAATCGAGAactcttctttcttttctattctataattcaatttaattttaatgaaaCTGCTTTCAACATCATGTATTtatgaatcaaaattcaaataattttattCTCATTTGGATCAATTTGGTCTATAGTATGTTATTCTACTCGTCAATGAGTACTAATCCACCATGTTGAATAATTCATtgacttaaaataaaattatttgaataacttaatgatcattttataactttttgaagcGAATtgaccaaaatataaaattattaatagtgTAGTAATATCAAATATAGTTTACCCAAACTTATAAAAATATCAACACTTAATTGAGTTaccgaattttttaaaaaaaattggatgGACCCGGCCCGGCCTAGTTTTAGCGGAGTCATAAGAGATATTGCTTTTTGGGAGTTCAAGAAAAGCTGTGACCCCTAAAAAATAAAGTATGCTGCAAACCGTATATTCCCTGTTTGGACCTTTTAATTCTTACGAtgaattttcaattcttttactGTCAAAAAGAAACTTTGGTTTTAACCCATTTTACCTCCATTTCcccaaattattattaattttttaactcCAAACcccaataataaaaattaaaaaagtaacCGTACCAAACTCTAAACCCTCAGGGTAACTTTATCTTTATTTCCTCTTAACGCAACCGATTTCCTTATTTTCTcttttaaaatgatttaaaaataatCTTGTTCTGTTTTGTTTTAGCTTTTTTATGTTGGAAGAGATGCTTTTTAAGAGAAATTTGAGTTTGGTATAACAAATGAAAGTGAATGAtatttgataaatatattaatttctctacatgtttttaaatttaaatcattctaaattttaaaatattgtaatTTATATCATTAAAGTATCAATATTTCAGTATTATGATTTTTATCGACTTAATTATTAATTCAGGTATTAAATGTCAAGTAAtattatttgaattaaattagaCATGTTAGATCACAAATGGATTAATATATTAATCAAAACAAAGGTATTAAATCGACATCTAAGTGAATTACTTGAAAATCAGAATAAAATCTGCTCTTAAactgattaaatcaattttattatatttttaatttttattattataaaactaaaatttaaatcaaaattcaactattaatttaattattcatGAACGCCAACTCAAATATAAATATAACGTAAATATTTAAAGTACTCGAAGCAAATTTCAAACACATGTATGGTGAATCGAggacaaaattaaaatataaattatacttttagGATTTATGATGAAATTAACCATAATAAACATATTACAGTAATTTAAAAAGCAAGGTTTTGTTTTAAATCGTTTACAGTctcaaaaaatttatataaaaaagtgaaaaaataaattaataacacttttttaaaataataatatatatttgtcTATCACTATCGAAAGAATTCCTTAAATTTAAAACAAGCTCTCTGGATCTACTTCCATCCATCTCTTGTACAAACATAGATAATTTTTTCTAGCATTAAAAGAAAatagtttaattaaattttatgaattcTTTTTACATGTTAAATCTAAGTTATATATTTGATAACTACATAATAAGCTGCTTGCGATTATATTTGAGCTAACACTTATCGTAAAAGCTGATAAAATAGCATGATTGATGTTGTATACACTTTAATGACTTAAGTAAAACATTTTAAGATTTACAGACCAATTAAGAATCTGAATTATAATTTGGGGACATTTAGTATAATTaacttataattaaaatattttcaataaatttagggtaaactatatgtaatatcattaaattattagtaaatttatgttttgattacTCAACTTTAAAACTTACATAATGGTcatgaaattattcaaaaaaattcatttaagttAATAGATTATTAAAATCGTGTTGCGTGGCCTTGTTTATTTGCATATTTGCACCAATTGAAAGGTCTCATTTCTCTTTTTttctacaatttaattttttttcatgaaacaactttgaatgTAACGAACTTGTGAATCATAATCCAAACAGTTTTAGATCTAATGTATGTTATTCTACTTGTCAACATGTATTAATCAACCGTATTTGATTGTCGAAACGTCACTTGGAGTTCGCtagctaaatttaaaaaaaaaacttaacagcaTGTGATTTacatgaaaactttcaaatacttTAATGaccttttttaactttttaaaattgaatgactaaaacataaaattattaatagtttagtgacattGAATAAAATTTACCCGTAAATTTATAGAAAAAAacgaaataatttaattttatatgaaaaaagGGGGGAAAATGAAAACTACTCCTAAAAGATCCAACTAAGTAACAACTAAGATGGCTGACACAACAAGTGTTAGAAGGGACCCACCAGCTAGCGAAAAAGACGGGACCCACTGACCTACTTTAGGTACCCACGTCAGCATAGAGGCATCAAACGTTTCGTGTTGGATGAGGAACACGTGGTGCGGTCTCTTGTGGCTAAAGAGTGGGTCCCATCATATACTAAAAAACAAAAAAGGGGAAAAACCAACGCTCAGAGATGGCGGGCCTACGCTTTTACAGTGTACGTGCGTCCCCTTTTAACACGTCCGTTTCCAccgaaaatttaaaaaagaagaagttaAAATCTTCCTATAGTCCctatatcttttaaaaattaagaatttaATCCCTGTACTTGTATTTCTAGGaatttattttaactatttttatatttcaaaattaagGTTGAAATGTAAACactattatcttttaattaaatttttgctAGTATTAATAGttagatttgaattttaaaatctgaatAATAAAGAACTTAATTTCTAGAAATACAAGTATAATGACTCAAttcctaattttgaaaaatacatGAACTATAGGCatttttaactaaataaaattattaattacaattttgaatttttaaaaactttGACTTCATTTTTGTCATGGATGGAAACTCAGAAAGAATTATCGAATTTGgatatcttattattttatttaataaatttataagtttttaattattattttaaaattttatattggaattaaaatataaattgaaacaTTGATAATTAAGCTAATTTTTATTAGATAAACTAGACAAATACTAAATAATACGAATTTTTTTATCTCTAATTGAATTTcatctttaatttttgttatcTTTTGGTAATATTGAAATATACTTTTGATAATATTATATTCAATCaatcaaataatagaatattATGAATCCCGTATATTGGTCTAATAATTAAGATATTCATCATCCCAAGTATGATTTAAATTTAAGTTGCGCTAATCATATTATCATTAGAATAAAAATTGATAAATCACTTTTATATCTTAATTTatcaaaatatcaaatttaaaattcaagtaaTGTCTTGATCTTTATAAAGCATAGTGATCATAAAATTAACTTCTTAGTTTTCTGAAAATAAAGGTATATAATTCATAATTATActgattaaaatttttaatccacTTGTCCAACAAAAGGAGAAAGGGGTAAAAGAACAATAACAGAAAGGGACAAGGGGTACTTTGAAAATAGATCCACATATAAAGGCTTATAGACTTATGGTACACTTTGCCAGCCTTGCAAAAACAGGCTGCTACTGCCACTTTGCCTAGTGTTTCGAGACAGAGATTGCACTTACCTAAAAAAGTTATTATACATTTTGTACTTAACATTCAGTTTCATTTTGaggttttttttattatcttgatttgatatttaaattaaataaaataatgtgGTTCAATGAATATTTAATATGTGctctaataaaaaatatatttaattaaaataaaaaagtttgaATGTCAAATTAAATAAACTCAATAAAAATACTATAAAAATCTTTGtactaaaaattaaattacacattaaaactaaaattaataaaaaaataatgccATCAAATTTTAAAGTTCCTAAGTACAACTTTttctttaaaacccaaaattctttcttttttcttttttttaccaTCGAATGCCTCTAGTCTTTTGTTGTTTCAAAACCCATAGATTGCCAATCATTGTCTTGTTTTGTATTCTCCAAATGCCAAAAGATTAAACCCAAAGTGGGGGCACTTCTTTGGATTTTTCAGTCTAAATTTTTCAAACTTCTTTTAAATTCTAATGGAAAATACCTAAGTTACTTTAATAATTTGGACCATGTGAATAATAGGTAAATTTATGGTATTGGTTTTTTATTATGCTTAGAATTAAGGTAtagtaattatattttaatttaatattattttatctttattttttgaTGTTATTACTTTttccaaataattaatattaaaattgtttttattaaaatgttGACATGATATTTTTAAATCTTGATCAACATAATGAGTTACgataatttaaaaaatgaatttcAACATTTTAATCAAGTAATTGTTGTTATAACTAATTGAACTAATTAATGACAATATagaaataaaacttaaaattaaagTTAGACTAAATTTAAAGAGTATAATTGTTTatgttaaagttaaaattttctaacttatcGAATGCAATGTGTAAAGGTATAGACAAGGAGACATATAAAGACCTTGGCTCTTttaattttgtcaaaatttatgtaattataaaataatatgataataaaattatattttaatctctCTAGACTTTAAAATGATTTTCACAATATTTATTATCATAGCATGACATTATCCTTAGTGTGGTACAAAGCTAATGATGATGGGAGTTTGAAACTTATATGTATCATTTTGCGAACAGAATTTTCATGAATCAATTGGCATCCAATGTGCAAAATGAAGAATTGTGTAGTTCTTCATATTGCAATTCCTAAAAAGTGCATCAATTTTGGACTTTGTATTGGCTCCATATGTAAATaaaatttaaggtaaattttatgaaattatttctAAAAAGTATTTGTCCATTTAAATTGCACATGGGTAATGTTAGTGAAGCAACCTGATTTTTGTCCTTTCAAGTATtccaagaaaatgaatcatgaaagaaaaagaaacccATTTTTTTTTTAGCCATTTGTGCCTTTTTATAAGGGCCAATGTGTGTGGTTGGCATATTATATAATCAAATGGAGAAGAAAAAAAGGGTACATtggaaatgagaaatgagaaaagGGAGGGGGGAGTGACATTATTGGATTTATCTCTAAGTCAACATCCATCATTGGATGGTGCCACTACCCACAACCTAGCTCCTTGTTAAATGAAAAAGAGAATTTTATGCAAAAACAATGGTTTGCATGCTAAGCCTAGTGGCTAGCTATCATCTTCATTCATTGGTTGATTTCATGGATAAGTttgattctaaaaataaaaaataaaaaaataaattacattcaaagtcattaaactattagtaaatttgtATTTTAGTTtttcaactttaaaaaattataaaatagctaccgaattatttaaaaattttcatttaaatcacttaactgttaaaattattattttatgacaTTTTTTGTTCACATCACGTGCACAAATTGAAAGCTTTcctttctaatttaatttttttaccataaaatagttTTGAATGTCATGAACTTATGAACTAAAATCCAAACAACTTGGAGTTCGATAGTTAGGCTTTAAAAAAAACCTTAACAACCCAatgacttgaattttttttttgaataatatagtaatttaaatgaaaacttttaaatagttcaataattattttgtaactttttgaaattaagtgactaaaatataaatttactaataatttatagACATTAGATACAATTtacctaatttttaaaattcattttgaaTTTGAGTTTCCGCTTAATATATTTAAATGAATGGTTTTATAGTTTAAAATTGAACCAAGATTAAAAATCTAGACGCAAGGTAACCCAAAGTTATTTAAGCGACCCGACTTAGAcgaaaggttaaaatatgtaagaagTTTCTGtatttttaaaaacttaaaatatttttgttaaatttgttagtatgatattttgatatttaaaaaaatttatttagtaaTTATGTAATTAACAAATAGACGTTATAAGTAAATGGATTTAATAAAgaaaatttaacaattttaacAGTTAgacctaaattttaatttttaaaagttgagAGACTAAgtttaaaaaaatacatatatatatatatataaagaccaaattataaaattttaaagagtataaatacttataacatattttaatcaaaatgaAAGCTATAATAGTTTGAAAAGGCCAAACAATGTTAGAATCATATTAACTGGTTGAACTGAAAGTTGGTGATTCAATCGGTACAACTGATGACATAAAATCAAATCTGTCCAAACAATTTTGAAGAATTTCAACAATTTCAGTAATTATTTGGTCCGATCAATTAattgatttaattgaaaaagttaataaattttattatttttaattttgattaatgtTAGAATTTTCAAATAATAGACATATATATTGGTTTGGGGATATTATAATAGATTTAAatttgggaatataaatttaatgTATTTATATTGTTAGTTAATCGGGTTATTGATATAAAAATCGATAGTTATTTAGTTTAACCTGCTTTTTAATGGATTTAAGATATTCAACTTTGATATTTGATATATGCTAATAATAGATTCGAGAATACAACCCTCCAAAAAACTTTCCAATACATGATTTTTTTCAGAAAATTTGATTTCTCCATTTGCTCTGATATATTGGAGCATTTGattcaataaat from Gossypium arboreum isolate Shixiya-1 chromosome 9, ASM2569848v2, whole genome shotgun sequence includes the following:
- the LOC108465632 gene encoding two-component response regulator ARR2-like, translated to MNSSSGKSYMSTASSSVIWKAGGDVVADQFPAGLRVLVVDDDPTCLMILEKMLKACQYNVTKCNRAETALSMLRENRNGFDIVISDVHMPDMDGFKLLEHIGLEMDLPVIMMSADDGKNVVMKGVTHGACDYLIKPVRIEALKNIWQHVVRKRKNEWKDFEQSGSVEEGDRQPKQSEDADYSSSANEGNWKSSKRRKDDEDENDERDDTSTLKKPRVVWSVELHQQFVAAVNQLGIEKAVPKKILELMNVPGLTRENVASHLQKYRLYLRRLSGVSQHPSNLNNSFMNPQDATFGPLDLQALAATGQLPAQSLATLQAAGLGRSTAKSGIPMPLVDQRNIFSFENPKLRFGEAQQHVNNNKQMNLLHGIPTTMEPKQLSGLHHTAQSMGNMNMPVLSHGSQSSQNNPLLMQMAQPQARGQMLNDSTVGLAPRLLSPMGQPMLSNGMATNVSTRNGVPENIRAPSYNPVSQTSSMLNFPMNHTSELPGNSFPLVSTPGISSLAPKVAFQEDVNSEIKGSVGFMPSYDIFNDLNQHKPQNWELQNVGMMFNTSQHSNSLQGNLDHTQSVLVQQGFSTGQNRNSTVISKAMFSAGDSTGHVNAQNGNQHLNSLFVDNTVRVKSERVADAAPANLYPDHFGQEDLMSALLKQQDVIAPAENNDFDFDGYSIDNIPV